Proteins encoded within one genomic window of Paroedura picta isolate Pp20150507F chromosome 17, Ppicta_v3.0, whole genome shotgun sequence:
- the TOM1L2 gene encoding TOM1-like protein 2 isoform X7: MEFLLGNPFSTPVGQSLEKATDGSLQSEDWTLNMEICDIINETEEGPKDAIRALKKRLNGNKNYREVMLALTVLETCVKNCGHRFHVLVANRDFIDGVLVKLISPKNNPPTIVQDKVLALIQAWADAFRSSPDLTGVVHIYEELKRKGVEFPMADLDALSPIHTPQRSVPEVDPAATMHKSQSQPRVSAGPYSSPSPTAYPAPQAPPLNVSSPITANTEQITRLRSELDVVRGNTKVMSEMLTEMVPGQEDPSDLELLQELNRTCRAMQQRIVELISRVSNEEVTEELLHVNDDLNNVFLRYERFERYRLGRATQNASNGVLSEVTEDNLIDLGPGSPAVVSPMVGSNAPPAPTLSTQLAGLDLGANNVSGTLGSLPAANPRDDFSVFTQTRSGPLVDPRKAASYEDPPAVEAVPSTLDVRKQTTGGKGDELEEGVTSEEFDKFLEERAKAAERIPSLPLLPPEEPPLPPANPPSKKKPERTEDALFAL, from the exons ATGGAGTTTCTGCTGGGGAACCCCTTCAGCACCCCGGTGGGGCAGAGCCTCG AAAAAGCCACCGATGGCTCCCTGCAGAGCGAAGACTGGACGCTGAACATGGAAATCTGCGACATCATCAACGAAACGGAGGAAGG CCCCAAGGACGCCATCCGCGCGCTCAAGAAGCGGCTGAACGGGAACAAGAACTACAGGGAAGTGATGCTGGCTCTTACG GTACTGGAAACGTGCGTGAAGAACTGCGGCCACCGCTTCCACGTCCTGGTCGCCAACCGTGACTTCATCGACGGCGTCCTGGTGAAACTCATCTCCCCTAAGAACAACCCTCCCACCATCGTCCAGGATAAAGTCCTCGCCCTAATCCAG GCCTGGGCCGATGCCTTTCGGAGCAGCCCGGACTTGACCGGGGTGGTGCACATTTACGAAGAGCTCAAAAGGAAAGGCGTGGAATTCCCAATGGCCGACCTCGATGCTCTGTCGCCAATACACACCCCTCAGAGA AGCGTCCCTGAAGTGGACCCAGCGGCCACCATGCACAAGTCCCAATCCCAGCCCAGGGTGAGCGCCGGACCCTACTCCTCGCCTTCCCCGACAGCCTACCCGGCCCCGCAGGCTCCGCCCCTGAACGTGAGCAGCCCCATCACTGCAAATACCGAACAG ATCACGAGGCTCCGCAGCGAGCTGGACGTTGTCCGTGGGAACACAAAAGTGATGTCGGAGATGCTGACGGAAATGGTGCCGGGCCAGGAAGATCCTTCGGATCTCGAGTTACTGCAG GAGCTGAACCGAACGTGTCGCGCCATGCAGCAGAGGATCGTGGAGCTGATCTCCCGGGTGTCGAACGAAGAAGTCACGGAAGAGCTCCTGCACGTGAACGACGACCTCAACAACGTCTTCCTCCGCTACGAGAG ATTCGAGCGGTACCGACTAGGCCGGGCAACGCAGAACGCCAGCAACGGG GTTCTCAGCGAAGTGACCGAGGACAACTTGATAGACCTGGGGCCCGGCTCCCCGGCCGTGGTCAGCCCGATGGTCGGAAGCAACGCCCCGCCAGCGCCGACCCTTTCCACCCAACTGGCTGGTCTTG ATTTGGGCGCCAACAACGTGAGTGGGACGCTCGGCTCCCTCCCGGCTGCCAACCCCCGCGACGACTTCAGCGTGTTCACGCAGACACGAAGTGGCCCGCTGGTCGATCCGCGCAAGGC CGCGTCCTATGAAGACCCGCCGGCTGTCGAAGCAGTGCCCTCGACCCTGGACGTTCGAAAACAGACCACAGGAGGG AAAGGAGACGAGCTCGAAGAAGGAGTGACAAGCGAAG AGTTTGATAAATTTCTAGAAGAACGGGCCAAAGCCGCCGAACGGATCCCCAGCTTGCCCTTGCTGCCTCCCGAGGAGCCCCCGCTGCCGCCGGCCAACCCCCCCAGCAAAAAGAAGCCGGAGCGCACGGAAGACGCCCTGTTTGCGCTGTGa
- the TOM1L2 gene encoding TOM1-like protein 2 isoform X1, with amino-acid sequence MEFLLGNPFSTPVGQSLEKATDGSLQSEDWTLNMEICDIINETEEGPKDAIRALKKRLNGNKNYREVMLALTVLETCVKNCGHRFHVLVANRDFIDGVLVKLISPKNNPPTIVQDKVLALIQAWADAFRSSPDLTGVVHIYEELKRKGVEFPMADLDALSPIHTPQRSVPEVDPAATMHKSQSQPRVSAGPYSSPSPTAYPAPQAPPLNVSSPITANTEQITRLRSELDVVRGNTKVMSEMLTEMVPGQEDPSDLELLQELNRTCRAMQQRIVELISRVSNEEVTEELLHVNDDLNNVFLRYERFERYRLGRATQNASNGVLSEVTEDNLIDLGPGSPAVVSPMVGSNAPPAPTLSTQLAGLDLGANNVSGTLGSLPAANPRDDFSVFTQTRSGPLVDPRKAASYEDPPAVEAVPSTLDVRKQTTGGRRGKVGFSDLEPIDKWLMTQGMIPVAQSSVMDDIEEWLSTDVKGDELEEGVTSEGNFESLGGHQLSPDFPALPGAFCTEFDKFLEERAKAAERIPSLPLLPPEEPPLPPANPPSKKKPERTEDALFAL; translated from the exons ATGGAGTTTCTGCTGGGGAACCCCTTCAGCACCCCGGTGGGGCAGAGCCTCG AAAAAGCCACCGATGGCTCCCTGCAGAGCGAAGACTGGACGCTGAACATGGAAATCTGCGACATCATCAACGAAACGGAGGAAGG CCCCAAGGACGCCATCCGCGCGCTCAAGAAGCGGCTGAACGGGAACAAGAACTACAGGGAAGTGATGCTGGCTCTTACG GTACTGGAAACGTGCGTGAAGAACTGCGGCCACCGCTTCCACGTCCTGGTCGCCAACCGTGACTTCATCGACGGCGTCCTGGTGAAACTCATCTCCCCTAAGAACAACCCTCCCACCATCGTCCAGGATAAAGTCCTCGCCCTAATCCAG GCCTGGGCCGATGCCTTTCGGAGCAGCCCGGACTTGACCGGGGTGGTGCACATTTACGAAGAGCTCAAAAGGAAAGGCGTGGAATTCCCAATGGCCGACCTCGATGCTCTGTCGCCAATACACACCCCTCAGAGA AGCGTCCCTGAAGTGGACCCAGCGGCCACCATGCACAAGTCCCAATCCCAGCCCAGGGTGAGCGCCGGACCCTACTCCTCGCCTTCCCCGACAGCCTACCCGGCCCCGCAGGCTCCGCCCCTGAACGTGAGCAGCCCCATCACTGCAAATACCGAACAG ATCACGAGGCTCCGCAGCGAGCTGGACGTTGTCCGTGGGAACACAAAAGTGATGTCGGAGATGCTGACGGAAATGGTGCCGGGCCAGGAAGATCCTTCGGATCTCGAGTTACTGCAG GAGCTGAACCGAACGTGTCGCGCCATGCAGCAGAGGATCGTGGAGCTGATCTCCCGGGTGTCGAACGAAGAAGTCACGGAAGAGCTCCTGCACGTGAACGACGACCTCAACAACGTCTTCCTCCGCTACGAGAG ATTCGAGCGGTACCGACTAGGCCGGGCAACGCAGAACGCCAGCAACGGG GTTCTCAGCGAAGTGACCGAGGACAACTTGATAGACCTGGGGCCCGGCTCCCCGGCCGTGGTCAGCCCGATGGTCGGAAGCAACGCCCCGCCAGCGCCGACCCTTTCCACCCAACTGGCTGGTCTTG ATTTGGGCGCCAACAACGTGAGTGGGACGCTCGGCTCCCTCCCGGCTGCCAACCCCCGCGACGACTTCAGCGTGTTCACGCAGACACGAAGTGGCCCGCTGGTCGATCCGCGCAAGGC CGCGTCCTATGAAGACCCGCCGGCTGTCGAAGCAGTGCCCTCGACCCTGGACGTTCGAAAACAGACCACAGGAGGG AGGAGAGGTAAAGTTGGCTTCTCAGACCTGGAGCCCATAGACAAATGGCTCATGACCCAAGGAATG ATTCCGGTCGCTCAGTCCTCTGTTATGGATGACATAGAGGAGTGGCTTAGTACAGACGTG AAAGGAGACGAGCTCGAAGAAGGAGTGACAAGCGAAGGTAATTTCGAAAGCCTCGGGGGCCACCAACTGAGTCCTGATTTCCCTGCACTCCCGGGTGCTTTCTGCACAG AGTTTGATAAATTTCTAGAAGAACGGGCCAAAGCCGCCGAACGGATCCCCAGCTTGCCCTTGCTGCCTCCCGAGGAGCCCCCGCTGCCGCCGGCCAACCCCCCCAGCAAAAAGAAGCCGGAGCGCACGGAAGACGCCCTGTTTGCGCTGTGa
- the TOM1L2 gene encoding TOM1-like protein 2 isoform X3, which yields MEFLLGNPFSTPVGQSLEKATDGSLQSEDWTLNMEICDIINETEEGPKDAIRALKKRLNGNKNYREVMLALTVLETCVKNCGHRFHVLVANRDFIDGVLVKLISPKNNPPTIVQDKVLALIQAWADAFRSSPDLTGVVHIYEELKRKGVEFPMADLDALSPIHTPQRSVPEVDPAATMHKSQSQPRVSAGPYSSPSPTAYPAPQAPPLNVSSPITANTEQITRLRSELDVVRGNTKVMSEMLTEMVPGQEDPSDLELLQELNRTCRAMQQRIVELISRVSNEEVTEELLHVNDDLNNVFLRYERFERYRLGRATQNASNGVLSEVTEDNLIDLGPGSPAVVSPMVGSNAPPAPTLSTQLAGLDLGANNVSGTLGSLPAANPRDDFSVFTQTRSGPLVDPRKAASYEDPPAVEAVPSTLDVRKQTTGGRRGKVGFSDLEPIDKWLMTQGMIPVAQSSVMDDIEEWLSTDVKGDELEEGVTSEEFDKFLEERAKAAERIPSLPLLPPEEPPLPPANPPSKKKPERTEDALFAL from the exons ATGGAGTTTCTGCTGGGGAACCCCTTCAGCACCCCGGTGGGGCAGAGCCTCG AAAAAGCCACCGATGGCTCCCTGCAGAGCGAAGACTGGACGCTGAACATGGAAATCTGCGACATCATCAACGAAACGGAGGAAGG CCCCAAGGACGCCATCCGCGCGCTCAAGAAGCGGCTGAACGGGAACAAGAACTACAGGGAAGTGATGCTGGCTCTTACG GTACTGGAAACGTGCGTGAAGAACTGCGGCCACCGCTTCCACGTCCTGGTCGCCAACCGTGACTTCATCGACGGCGTCCTGGTGAAACTCATCTCCCCTAAGAACAACCCTCCCACCATCGTCCAGGATAAAGTCCTCGCCCTAATCCAG GCCTGGGCCGATGCCTTTCGGAGCAGCCCGGACTTGACCGGGGTGGTGCACATTTACGAAGAGCTCAAAAGGAAAGGCGTGGAATTCCCAATGGCCGACCTCGATGCTCTGTCGCCAATACACACCCCTCAGAGA AGCGTCCCTGAAGTGGACCCAGCGGCCACCATGCACAAGTCCCAATCCCAGCCCAGGGTGAGCGCCGGACCCTACTCCTCGCCTTCCCCGACAGCCTACCCGGCCCCGCAGGCTCCGCCCCTGAACGTGAGCAGCCCCATCACTGCAAATACCGAACAG ATCACGAGGCTCCGCAGCGAGCTGGACGTTGTCCGTGGGAACACAAAAGTGATGTCGGAGATGCTGACGGAAATGGTGCCGGGCCAGGAAGATCCTTCGGATCTCGAGTTACTGCAG GAGCTGAACCGAACGTGTCGCGCCATGCAGCAGAGGATCGTGGAGCTGATCTCCCGGGTGTCGAACGAAGAAGTCACGGAAGAGCTCCTGCACGTGAACGACGACCTCAACAACGTCTTCCTCCGCTACGAGAG ATTCGAGCGGTACCGACTAGGCCGGGCAACGCAGAACGCCAGCAACGGG GTTCTCAGCGAAGTGACCGAGGACAACTTGATAGACCTGGGGCCCGGCTCCCCGGCCGTGGTCAGCCCGATGGTCGGAAGCAACGCCCCGCCAGCGCCGACCCTTTCCACCCAACTGGCTGGTCTTG ATTTGGGCGCCAACAACGTGAGTGGGACGCTCGGCTCCCTCCCGGCTGCCAACCCCCGCGACGACTTCAGCGTGTTCACGCAGACACGAAGTGGCCCGCTGGTCGATCCGCGCAAGGC CGCGTCCTATGAAGACCCGCCGGCTGTCGAAGCAGTGCCCTCGACCCTGGACGTTCGAAAACAGACCACAGGAGGG AGGAGAGGTAAAGTTGGCTTCTCAGACCTGGAGCCCATAGACAAATGGCTCATGACCCAAGGAATG ATTCCGGTCGCTCAGTCCTCTGTTATGGATGACATAGAGGAGTGGCTTAGTACAGACGTG AAAGGAGACGAGCTCGAAGAAGGAGTGACAAGCGAAG AGTTTGATAAATTTCTAGAAGAACGGGCCAAAGCCGCCGAACGGATCCCCAGCTTGCCCTTGCTGCCTCCCGAGGAGCCCCCGCTGCCGCCGGCCAACCCCCCCAGCAAAAAGAAGCCGGAGCGCACGGAAGACGCCCTGTTTGCGCTGTGa
- the TOM1L2 gene encoding TOM1-like protein 2 isoform X2 — translation MEFLLGNPFSTPVGQSLEKATDGSLQSEDWTLNMEICDIINETEEGPKDAIRALKKRLNGNKNYREVMLALTVLETCVKNCGHRFHVLVANRDFIDGVLVKLISPKNNPPTIVQDKVLALIQAWADAFRSSPDLTGVVHIYEELKRKGVEFPMADLDALSPIHTPQRSVPEVDPAATMHKSQSQPRVSAGPYSSPSPTAYPAPQAPPLNVSSPITANTEQITRLRSELDVVRGNTKVMSEMLTEMVPGQEDPSDLELLQELNRTCRAMQQRIVELISRVSNEEVTEELLHVNDDLNNVFLRYERFERYRLGRATQNASNGVLSEVTEDNLIDLGPGSPAVVSPMVGSNAPPAPTLSTQLAGLDLGANNVSGTLGSLPAANPRDDFSVFTQTRSGPLVDPRKAASYEDPPAVEAVPSTLDVRKQTTGGIPVAQSSVMDDIEEWLSTDVKGDELEEGVTSEGNFESLGGHQLSPDFPALPGAFCTEFDKFLEERAKAAERIPSLPLLPPEEPPLPPANPPSKKKPERTEDALFAL, via the exons ATGGAGTTTCTGCTGGGGAACCCCTTCAGCACCCCGGTGGGGCAGAGCCTCG AAAAAGCCACCGATGGCTCCCTGCAGAGCGAAGACTGGACGCTGAACATGGAAATCTGCGACATCATCAACGAAACGGAGGAAGG CCCCAAGGACGCCATCCGCGCGCTCAAGAAGCGGCTGAACGGGAACAAGAACTACAGGGAAGTGATGCTGGCTCTTACG GTACTGGAAACGTGCGTGAAGAACTGCGGCCACCGCTTCCACGTCCTGGTCGCCAACCGTGACTTCATCGACGGCGTCCTGGTGAAACTCATCTCCCCTAAGAACAACCCTCCCACCATCGTCCAGGATAAAGTCCTCGCCCTAATCCAG GCCTGGGCCGATGCCTTTCGGAGCAGCCCGGACTTGACCGGGGTGGTGCACATTTACGAAGAGCTCAAAAGGAAAGGCGTGGAATTCCCAATGGCCGACCTCGATGCTCTGTCGCCAATACACACCCCTCAGAGA AGCGTCCCTGAAGTGGACCCAGCGGCCACCATGCACAAGTCCCAATCCCAGCCCAGGGTGAGCGCCGGACCCTACTCCTCGCCTTCCCCGACAGCCTACCCGGCCCCGCAGGCTCCGCCCCTGAACGTGAGCAGCCCCATCACTGCAAATACCGAACAG ATCACGAGGCTCCGCAGCGAGCTGGACGTTGTCCGTGGGAACACAAAAGTGATGTCGGAGATGCTGACGGAAATGGTGCCGGGCCAGGAAGATCCTTCGGATCTCGAGTTACTGCAG GAGCTGAACCGAACGTGTCGCGCCATGCAGCAGAGGATCGTGGAGCTGATCTCCCGGGTGTCGAACGAAGAAGTCACGGAAGAGCTCCTGCACGTGAACGACGACCTCAACAACGTCTTCCTCCGCTACGAGAG ATTCGAGCGGTACCGACTAGGCCGGGCAACGCAGAACGCCAGCAACGGG GTTCTCAGCGAAGTGACCGAGGACAACTTGATAGACCTGGGGCCCGGCTCCCCGGCCGTGGTCAGCCCGATGGTCGGAAGCAACGCCCCGCCAGCGCCGACCCTTTCCACCCAACTGGCTGGTCTTG ATTTGGGCGCCAACAACGTGAGTGGGACGCTCGGCTCCCTCCCGGCTGCCAACCCCCGCGACGACTTCAGCGTGTTCACGCAGACACGAAGTGGCCCGCTGGTCGATCCGCGCAAGGC CGCGTCCTATGAAGACCCGCCGGCTGTCGAAGCAGTGCCCTCGACCCTGGACGTTCGAAAACAGACCACAGGAGGG ATTCCGGTCGCTCAGTCCTCTGTTATGGATGACATAGAGGAGTGGCTTAGTACAGACGTG AAAGGAGACGAGCTCGAAGAAGGAGTGACAAGCGAAGGTAATTTCGAAAGCCTCGGGGGCCACCAACTGAGTCCTGATTTCCCTGCACTCCCGGGTGCTTTCTGCACAG AGTTTGATAAATTTCTAGAAGAACGGGCCAAAGCCGCCGAACGGATCCCCAGCTTGCCCTTGCTGCCTCCCGAGGAGCCCCCGCTGCCGCCGGCCAACCCCCCCAGCAAAAAGAAGCCGGAGCGCACGGAAGACGCCCTGTTTGCGCTGTGa
- the TOM1L2 gene encoding TOM1-like protein 2 isoform X5 — protein sequence MEFLLGNPFSTPVGQSLEKATDGSLQSEDWTLNMEICDIINETEEGPKDAIRALKKRLNGNKNYREVMLALTVLETCVKNCGHRFHVLVANRDFIDGVLVKLISPKNNPPTIVQDKVLALIQAWADAFRSSPDLTGVVHIYEELKRKGVEFPMADLDALSPIHTPQRSVPEVDPAATMHKSQSQPRVSAGPYSSPSPTAYPAPQAPPLNVSSPITANTEQITRLRSELDVVRGNTKVMSEMLTEMVPGQEDPSDLELLQELNRTCRAMQQRIVELISRVSNEEVTEELLHVNDDLNNVFLRYERFERYRLGRATQNASNGVLSEVTEDNLIDLGPGSPAVVSPMVGSNAPPAPTLSTQLAGLDLGANNVSGTLGSLPAANPRDDFSVFTQTRSGPLVDPRKAASYEDPPAVEAVPSTLDVRKQTTGGKGDELEEGVTSEGNFESLGGHQLSPDFPALPGAFCTEFDKFLEERAKAAERIPSLPLLPPEEPPLPPANPPSKKKPERTEDALFAL from the exons ATGGAGTTTCTGCTGGGGAACCCCTTCAGCACCCCGGTGGGGCAGAGCCTCG AAAAAGCCACCGATGGCTCCCTGCAGAGCGAAGACTGGACGCTGAACATGGAAATCTGCGACATCATCAACGAAACGGAGGAAGG CCCCAAGGACGCCATCCGCGCGCTCAAGAAGCGGCTGAACGGGAACAAGAACTACAGGGAAGTGATGCTGGCTCTTACG GTACTGGAAACGTGCGTGAAGAACTGCGGCCACCGCTTCCACGTCCTGGTCGCCAACCGTGACTTCATCGACGGCGTCCTGGTGAAACTCATCTCCCCTAAGAACAACCCTCCCACCATCGTCCAGGATAAAGTCCTCGCCCTAATCCAG GCCTGGGCCGATGCCTTTCGGAGCAGCCCGGACTTGACCGGGGTGGTGCACATTTACGAAGAGCTCAAAAGGAAAGGCGTGGAATTCCCAATGGCCGACCTCGATGCTCTGTCGCCAATACACACCCCTCAGAGA AGCGTCCCTGAAGTGGACCCAGCGGCCACCATGCACAAGTCCCAATCCCAGCCCAGGGTGAGCGCCGGACCCTACTCCTCGCCTTCCCCGACAGCCTACCCGGCCCCGCAGGCTCCGCCCCTGAACGTGAGCAGCCCCATCACTGCAAATACCGAACAG ATCACGAGGCTCCGCAGCGAGCTGGACGTTGTCCGTGGGAACACAAAAGTGATGTCGGAGATGCTGACGGAAATGGTGCCGGGCCAGGAAGATCCTTCGGATCTCGAGTTACTGCAG GAGCTGAACCGAACGTGTCGCGCCATGCAGCAGAGGATCGTGGAGCTGATCTCCCGGGTGTCGAACGAAGAAGTCACGGAAGAGCTCCTGCACGTGAACGACGACCTCAACAACGTCTTCCTCCGCTACGAGAG ATTCGAGCGGTACCGACTAGGCCGGGCAACGCAGAACGCCAGCAACGGG GTTCTCAGCGAAGTGACCGAGGACAACTTGATAGACCTGGGGCCCGGCTCCCCGGCCGTGGTCAGCCCGATGGTCGGAAGCAACGCCCCGCCAGCGCCGACCCTTTCCACCCAACTGGCTGGTCTTG ATTTGGGCGCCAACAACGTGAGTGGGACGCTCGGCTCCCTCCCGGCTGCCAACCCCCGCGACGACTTCAGCGTGTTCACGCAGACACGAAGTGGCCCGCTGGTCGATCCGCGCAAGGC CGCGTCCTATGAAGACCCGCCGGCTGTCGAAGCAGTGCCCTCGACCCTGGACGTTCGAAAACAGACCACAGGAGGG AAAGGAGACGAGCTCGAAGAAGGAGTGACAAGCGAAGGTAATTTCGAAAGCCTCGGGGGCCACCAACTGAGTCCTGATTTCCCTGCACTCCCGGGTGCTTTCTGCACAG AGTTTGATAAATTTCTAGAAGAACGGGCCAAAGCCGCCGAACGGATCCCCAGCTTGCCCTTGCTGCCTCCCGAGGAGCCCCCGCTGCCGCCGGCCAACCCCCCCAGCAAAAAGAAGCCGGAGCGCACGGAAGACGCCCTGTTTGCGCTGTGa
- the TOM1L2 gene encoding TOM1-like protein 2 isoform X6, which yields MEFLLGNPFSTPVGQSLEKATDGSLQSEDWTLNMEICDIINETEEGPKDAIRALKKRLNGNKNYREVMLALTVLETCVKNCGHRFHVLVANRDFIDGVLVKLISPKNNPPTIVQDKVLALIQAWADAFRSSPDLTGVVHIYEELKRKGVEFPMADLDALSPIHTPQRSVPEVDPAATMHKSQSQPRVSAGPYSSPSPTAYPAPQAPPLNVSSPITANTEQITRLRSELDVVRGNTKVMSEMLTEMVPGQEDPSDLELLQELNRTCRAMQQRIVELISRVSNEEVTEELLHVNDDLNNVFLRYERFERYRLGRATQNASNGVLSEVTEDNLIDLGPGSPAVVSPMVGSNAPPAPTLSTQLAGLDLGANNVSGTLGSLPAANPRDDFSVFTQTRSGPLVDPRKAASYEDPPAVEAVPSTLDVRKQTTGGIPVAQSSVMDDIEEWLSTDVKGDELEEGVTSEEFDKFLEERAKAAERIPSLPLLPPEEPPLPPANPPSKKKPERTEDALFAL from the exons ATGGAGTTTCTGCTGGGGAACCCCTTCAGCACCCCGGTGGGGCAGAGCCTCG AAAAAGCCACCGATGGCTCCCTGCAGAGCGAAGACTGGACGCTGAACATGGAAATCTGCGACATCATCAACGAAACGGAGGAAGG CCCCAAGGACGCCATCCGCGCGCTCAAGAAGCGGCTGAACGGGAACAAGAACTACAGGGAAGTGATGCTGGCTCTTACG GTACTGGAAACGTGCGTGAAGAACTGCGGCCACCGCTTCCACGTCCTGGTCGCCAACCGTGACTTCATCGACGGCGTCCTGGTGAAACTCATCTCCCCTAAGAACAACCCTCCCACCATCGTCCAGGATAAAGTCCTCGCCCTAATCCAG GCCTGGGCCGATGCCTTTCGGAGCAGCCCGGACTTGACCGGGGTGGTGCACATTTACGAAGAGCTCAAAAGGAAAGGCGTGGAATTCCCAATGGCCGACCTCGATGCTCTGTCGCCAATACACACCCCTCAGAGA AGCGTCCCTGAAGTGGACCCAGCGGCCACCATGCACAAGTCCCAATCCCAGCCCAGGGTGAGCGCCGGACCCTACTCCTCGCCTTCCCCGACAGCCTACCCGGCCCCGCAGGCTCCGCCCCTGAACGTGAGCAGCCCCATCACTGCAAATACCGAACAG ATCACGAGGCTCCGCAGCGAGCTGGACGTTGTCCGTGGGAACACAAAAGTGATGTCGGAGATGCTGACGGAAATGGTGCCGGGCCAGGAAGATCCTTCGGATCTCGAGTTACTGCAG GAGCTGAACCGAACGTGTCGCGCCATGCAGCAGAGGATCGTGGAGCTGATCTCCCGGGTGTCGAACGAAGAAGTCACGGAAGAGCTCCTGCACGTGAACGACGACCTCAACAACGTCTTCCTCCGCTACGAGAG ATTCGAGCGGTACCGACTAGGCCGGGCAACGCAGAACGCCAGCAACGGG GTTCTCAGCGAAGTGACCGAGGACAACTTGATAGACCTGGGGCCCGGCTCCCCGGCCGTGGTCAGCCCGATGGTCGGAAGCAACGCCCCGCCAGCGCCGACCCTTTCCACCCAACTGGCTGGTCTTG ATTTGGGCGCCAACAACGTGAGTGGGACGCTCGGCTCCCTCCCGGCTGCCAACCCCCGCGACGACTTCAGCGTGTTCACGCAGACACGAAGTGGCCCGCTGGTCGATCCGCGCAAGGC CGCGTCCTATGAAGACCCGCCGGCTGTCGAAGCAGTGCCCTCGACCCTGGACGTTCGAAAACAGACCACAGGAGGG ATTCCGGTCGCTCAGTCCTCTGTTATGGATGACATAGAGGAGTGGCTTAGTACAGACGTG AAAGGAGACGAGCTCGAAGAAGGAGTGACAAGCGAAG AGTTTGATAAATTTCTAGAAGAACGGGCCAAAGCCGCCGAACGGATCCCCAGCTTGCCCTTGCTGCCTCCCGAGGAGCCCCCGCTGCCGCCGGCCAACCCCCCCAGCAAAAAGAAGCCGGAGCGCACGGAAGACGCCCTGTTTGCGCTGTGa